The following are encoded in a window of Pseudomonas multiresinivorans genomic DNA:
- the gpmI gene encoding 2,3-bisphosphoglycerate-independent phosphoglycerate mutase: protein MTATPKPLVLIILDGFGHSESPEYNAIYAAKKPNWDRLLASQPNGLISGSGMDVGLPDGQMGNSEVGHMNLGAGRVVYQDFTRVTKAIRDGDFFQNPVLTGAVDKAAKAGKAVHILGLLSDGGVHSHQDHLIAMAELAAQRGAEKIYLHAFLDGRDTPPRSAEPSLKLLDDAFARIGKGRTASIIGRYFAMDRDNRWDRVEAAYNLITDGTAEFTADSAVSALNAAYERGESDEFVKATRIGAQVLVEDGDAVVFMNFRADRARELSRAFVEPGFKEFPRQRELHLAEYVMLTQYAASIPAPSAFKPESLDNVLGEYLAKNGKTQLRIAETEKYAHVTFFFSGGREEPFEGEERILIPSPKVATYDLQPEMSAPEVTDKIVDAIENQRFDVIIVNYANGDMVGHTGVFEAAVKAVECLDTCVGRIVEALDKVGGEALITADHGNVEQMEDAMTGQAHTAHTCEPVPFVYVGKRKLSIREGGVLADVAPTLLNLMGLEQPKEMTGKSIITLL from the coding sequence ATGACTGCAACGCCCAAACCGCTGGTCCTGATCATTCTGGACGGCTTCGGCCATAGCGAGAGCCCCGAATACAACGCCATCTATGCCGCGAAGAAGCCCAACTGGGACCGCCTGCTGGCCAGCCAGCCCAACGGCCTGATCTCCGGCTCCGGTATGGACGTCGGCCTGCCCGACGGCCAGATGGGCAACTCCGAGGTCGGCCACATGAACCTGGGCGCCGGCCGCGTCGTCTACCAGGACTTCACCCGCGTCACCAAGGCGATCCGCGACGGCGACTTCTTCCAGAACCCCGTGCTGACTGGCGCCGTGGACAAGGCAGCGAAAGCCGGCAAGGCCGTGCACATCCTCGGCCTGCTTTCCGATGGCGGCGTACACAGCCATCAGGACCACCTGATCGCCATGGCCGAGCTGGCCGCACAGCGTGGCGCCGAGAAAATCTACCTGCACGCCTTCCTCGACGGCCGCGATACGCCGCCCAGGAGTGCCGAGCCGTCGCTGAAGCTGCTCGACGACGCCTTCGCCCGCATCGGCAAGGGCCGCACCGCCAGCATCATCGGCCGCTACTTCGCCATGGACCGCGACAATCGCTGGGACCGCGTCGAAGCCGCCTACAACCTGATCACCGACGGCACCGCCGAATTCACCGCCGATTCCGCGGTGAGCGCGCTGAACGCCGCCTACGAGCGCGGCGAGAGCGACGAATTCGTCAAGGCCACCCGCATCGGCGCACAGGTGCTCGTGGAAGATGGCGACGCCGTGGTGTTCATGAACTTCCGCGCCGACCGTGCCCGCGAGCTGTCGCGCGCCTTCGTCGAGCCGGGCTTCAAGGAATTCCCGCGCCAGCGCGAACTGCACCTGGCCGAGTACGTGATGCTGACCCAGTACGCGGCGAGCATTCCGGCGCCCAGCGCTTTCAAGCCCGAATCCCTGGACAACGTCCTGGGCGAATACCTGGCGAAGAACGGCAAGACCCAGCTGCGCATCGCCGAAACCGAGAAGTACGCCCATGTGACCTTCTTCTTCTCCGGCGGCCGCGAAGAGCCGTTCGAAGGCGAAGAGCGCATCCTCATCCCCTCGCCCAAGGTCGCCACCTATGACCTGCAGCCGGAAATGAGCGCGCCGGAAGTTACCGACAAGATCGTCGACGCCATCGAGAACCAGCGCTTCGACGTGATCATCGTCAACTACGCCAACGGCGACATGGTCGGCCACACCGGCGTGTTCGAGGCCGCGGTGAAAGCCGTCGAGTGCCTGGATACCTGCGTCGGTCGCATCGTCGAGGCTCTGGACAAGGTCGGCGGTGAAGCGCTGATCACCGCCGACCACGGCAACGTCGAGCAGATGGAAGACGCCATGACCGGTCAGGCGCACACCGCGCACACCTGCGAACCGGTGCCTTTCGTCTATGTCGGCAAGCGCAAGCTGAGCATCCGCGAGGGCGGCGTACTGGCCGACGTGGCCCCGACCCTGCTGAACCTGATGGGTCTGGAGCAGCCAAAAGAGATGACCGGGAAATCGATCATCACCCTGCTTTAA
- a CDS encoding S41 family peptidase codes for MSQAFRLTTLALALLLGVGAVQAADAPAASPAANGKEAPLPLDELRTFAEVLDRVKAAYVEPVDDKTLLENAIKGMLSNLDPHSAYLGPEEFAELQESTSGEFGGLGIEVGSEDGFVKVISPIDDTPAANAGIQPGDLIVKIDGKPTKGQSMNEAVDSMRGKAGSPITLTIVRGGGKPFDVTLKRAIIKVKSVKSQMLEPGYGYLRITQFQVNTGEETVKALSKLRNDNKGKLKGVILDLRNNPGGVLQSAVEVADAFLTKGLIVYTKGRIPNSELRFSADPADPSDGVPLVVLINGGSASAAEIVAGALQDQKRGILMGTDSFGKGSVQTVLPLNNDRALKLTTALYYTPNGRSIQAQGITPDIEVERAKVTREKSEFDGFKEADLQGHLANGNGGQDRPTASGKAPEDRPQDGDYQLSQALSLLKGLSVSRGNN; via the coding sequence ATGTCGCAAGCTTTCCGTCTTACTACCCTGGCCCTGGCCTTGCTGCTCGGCGTCGGTGCGGTCCAGGCCGCCGACGCGCCGGCCGCATCTCCTGCGGCCAACGGCAAGGAGGCTCCGCTGCCGCTCGATGAGCTGCGCACCTTTGCCGAGGTCCTGGACCGGGTGAAGGCGGCCTATGTGGAACCGGTGGACGACAAGACGCTGCTGGAGAATGCCATCAAGGGCATGCTCAGCAACCTCGACCCGCACTCGGCGTACCTCGGCCCGGAAGAGTTCGCCGAGCTGCAGGAAAGCACCAGCGGCGAATTCGGCGGCCTGGGCATCGAGGTCGGCAGCGAGGATGGCTTCGTCAAGGTGATCTCGCCGATCGACGACACCCCCGCCGCCAACGCCGGCATCCAGCCGGGCGACCTGATCGTCAAGATCGACGGCAAGCCGACCAAGGGCCAGTCGATGAACGAGGCGGTGGACAGCATGCGCGGCAAGGCCGGCTCGCCCATCACCCTGACCATCGTGCGTGGCGGCGGCAAGCCGTTCGACGTCACCCTCAAGCGCGCCATCATCAAGGTGAAGAGCGTGAAGAGCCAGATGCTCGAACCGGGCTATGGCTACCTGCGCATCACCCAGTTCCAAGTCAACACCGGCGAGGAGACCGTCAAGGCGCTGTCCAAGCTGCGCAATGACAACAAGGGCAAGCTCAAGGGCGTAATCCTCGACCTGCGCAACAACCCTGGCGGTGTACTGCAGTCGGCGGTGGAAGTGGCGGACGCCTTCCTCACCAAGGGGCTGATCGTCTACACCAAGGGCCGCATCCCCAACTCCGAGCTGCGCTTCTCCGCCGATCCGGCCGACCCGAGCGACGGCGTGCCGCTGGTAGTACTGATCAACGGCGGCAGCGCCTCGGCGGCAGAAATCGTCGCCGGCGCCCTGCAGGACCAGAAGCGCGGCATCCTCATGGGCACCGACAGCTTCGGCAAGGGCTCGGTGCAGACCGTGCTGCCGCTGAACAACGACCGCGCCCTGAAGCTCACCACCGCGCTGTACTACACCCCCAATGGCCGCTCCATCCAGGCCCAGGGCATCACCCCGGACATCGAGGTGGAACGCGCCAAGGTGACCCGCGAGAAGAGCGAGTTCGACGGATTCAAGGAAGCCGACCTGCAGGGTCACCTGGCCAACGGTAATGGCGGCCAGGATCGCCCGACCGCCTCCGGCAAGGCGCCGGAAGATCGCCCGCAGGATGGCGACTACCAGCTCAGCCAAGCCCTCAGCCTGCTGAAAGGACTCAGCGTCAGCCGCGGCAACAACTGA
- the ntrC gene encoding two-component system response regulator NtrC, with protein MSRSETVWIVDDDRSIRWVLEKALQQEGMTTVSFDSADSVMSRLGRQQPDVIISDIRMPGSSGLDLLAQIREVHPRLPVIIMTAHSDLDSAVASYQGGAFEYLPKPFDVDEAVSLVKRANQHAQEQQGLEAPANQTRTPEIIGEAPAMQEVFRAIGRLSHSNITVLINGESGTGKELVAHALHRHSPRAASPFIALNMAAIPKDLMESELFGHEKGAFTGAANQRRGRFEQADGGSLFLDEIGDMPADTQTRLLRVLADGEFYRVGGHTPVKVDVRIIAATHQNLENLVREGKFREDLFHRLNVIRVHIPRLADRREDIPALARHFLSRAAQELAVEPKLLKPETEEYLKNLGWPGNVRQLENTCRWITVMASGREVHIDDLPPELMTQPQDSVPAANWEQALRHWADQALGRGQSNLLDTAVPAFERIMIETALKHTAGRRRDAAVLLGWGRNTLTRKIKELGMKIDGPDEDGDD; from the coding sequence ATGAGCCGATCAGAGACCGTCTGGATCGTCGACGACGACCGCTCCATCCGCTGGGTGCTGGAAAAAGCCCTGCAGCAGGAAGGCATGACCACCGTCAGCTTCGACAGCGCCGACAGCGTGATGAGCCGCCTGGGCCGGCAACAACCGGACGTGATCATCTCCGACATCCGCATGCCCGGCTCCAGCGGACTGGACCTGCTGGCGCAGATCCGCGAGGTGCACCCGCGCCTGCCGGTGATCATCATGACCGCGCACTCGGACCTGGACAGCGCCGTGGCCTCCTACCAGGGCGGCGCCTTCGAATACCTGCCCAAGCCCTTCGACGTGGACGAGGCCGTCTCCCTGGTCAAGCGCGCCAACCAGCACGCCCAGGAGCAGCAGGGCCTGGAAGCGCCGGCCAACCAGACGCGCACCCCAGAAATCATCGGCGAGGCGCCGGCGATGCAGGAGGTTTTCCGTGCCATTGGCCGGCTCTCCCACTCCAACATCACCGTGCTGATCAACGGTGAATCGGGTACCGGCAAGGAACTGGTCGCCCACGCCCTGCACCGCCACAGCCCGCGCGCGGCTTCGCCGTTCATCGCGCTGAACATGGCGGCGATCCCCAAGGACCTGATGGAGTCCGAGCTGTTCGGCCACGAGAAAGGCGCCTTCACCGGCGCGGCCAACCAGCGCCGCGGCCGCTTCGAGCAGGCCGATGGCGGTTCGCTGTTCCTCGACGAGATCGGCGACATGCCGGCCGACACCCAGACCCGCCTGTTGCGCGTGCTGGCTGACGGCGAGTTCTACCGGGTGGGTGGCCACACCCCGGTGAAAGTGGACGTGCGGATCATCGCCGCCACTCACCAGAACCTGGAAAACCTGGTGCGCGAGGGCAAGTTCCGCGAAGACCTGTTCCACCGCCTGAACGTCATCCGGGTGCACATCCCCCGCCTGGCCGACCGTCGCGAGGACATCCCGGCACTGGCCCGGCACTTCCTTTCCCGCGCGGCGCAGGAGCTGGCGGTCGAGCCCAAGCTGCTCAAGCCGGAAACCGAGGAATACCTGAAGAACCTTGGCTGGCCGGGCAACGTGCGCCAGCTGGAGAACACCTGCCGCTGGATCACCGTCATGGCTTCCGGCCGCGAGGTGCATATCGACGACCTGCCGCCGGAGCTGATGACCCAGCCGCAGGACAGCGTGCCGGCCGCCAACTGGGAGCAGGCGCTGCGCCATTGGGCCGACCAGGCGCTGGGACGCGGGCAGTCGAACCTGCTGGACACCGCCGTGCCGGCCTTCGAGCGGATCATGATCGAGACCGCGCTCAAGCACACCGCCGGCCGCCGCCGTGACGCCGCCGTGCTGCTGGGCTGGGGTCGCAATACCCTGACCCGCAAGATCAAGGAACTGGGCATGAAGATCGACGGCCCGGACGAGGACGGCGACGACTGA
- a CDS encoding rhodanese-like domain-containing protein yields MSSFLPRLIEFATHHYLLVGALVILLVLLALHEMRKGGRALSTRELTAMVNAEQAVVLDIRPTKEFTTGHIVGALNIPADKLNARMSELDKHKAKTIIVVDGMGQHSGTWCSVLQKAGYTAAKLSGGIGSWRGDNLPLVK; encoded by the coding sequence ATGTCTTCGTTTCTTCCTCGTCTGATCGAATTCGCCACCCACCACTACCTGCTGGTCGGTGCCCTGGTCATCCTGCTGGTACTGCTGGCCCTGCACGAAATGCGCAAGGGCGGCCGTGCGCTGTCCACCCGCGAGCTGACTGCCATGGTCAACGCCGAGCAGGCCGTGGTGCTGGATATCCGTCCCACCAAGGAGTTCACTACCGGTCACATCGTCGGCGCGCTGAATATCCCGGCGGACAAGCTGAACGCCCGCATGAGCGAGCTGGACAAACACAAGGCCAAGACCATCATCGTGGTCGATGGCATGGGCCAGCACTCGGGCACCTGGTGCAGCGTGCTGCAGAAGGCCGGCTACACCGCGGCCAAGCTCTCCGGCGGCATCGGCAGCTGGCGTGGCGATAATCTGCCCCTGGTGAAGTGA
- the secB gene encoding protein-export chaperone SecB, translating to MTEQASNGAAEQDNNPQFSLQRIYVRDLSFEAPKAPEIFRQEWQPAISMDLNTRQKQLDGDFYEVVLTVSVTVKNNEETAFIVEVQQAGIFLIKGLDASSMSHTLGAFCPNILFPYARETLDSLVVRGSFPALMLSPVNFDALYAQEIARMQASGEIPSVQ from the coding sequence ATGACTGAACAAGCCAGCAACGGCGCAGCCGAACAAGACAACAACCCGCAGTTCTCGCTGCAGCGCATCTACGTACGCGACCTCTCCTTCGAGGCCCCCAAGGCTCCGGAAATCTTCCGCCAGGAGTGGCAGCCGGCCATTTCGATGGACCTGAACACCCGTCAGAAGCAGCTGGACGGCGACTTCTACGAAGTGGTCCTGACCGTTTCGGTGACCGTTAAGAACAACGAGGAAACCGCTTTCATCGTTGAAGTGCAGCAGGCCGGCATCTTCCTGATCAAGGGCCTGGACGCTTCCAGCATGAGCCACACCCTGGGCGCCTTCTGCCCGAACATCCTCTTCCCGTACGCCCGTGAAACCCTGGACAGCCTGGTTGTCCGCGGTTCGTTCCCGGCACTGATGCTGTCCCCGGTGAACTTCGATGCGCTGTACGCGCAGGAAATCGCCCGTATGCAGGCTTCCGGCGAGATCCCGTCGGTTCAGTGA
- a CDS encoding DUF4124 domain-containing protein, with the protein MRLILTALLLAAALPASAQIYKYTDANGKTVFTNQPPTNVDAKPVELPPTNTVGPQAPAVPVDSGSQNQATGAYAILALSNLPDDESLRQNNGTFLVNVVVQPALAPDHQLQLLLDGQPYGAPTSSTSIGLQNIDRGDHTLAVQVLQGSRVIQASSPVSFTLQRISTNSPARKAN; encoded by the coding sequence ATGCGCCTGATCCTCACCGCCCTGCTGCTCGCCGCCGCATTGCCAGCCAGCGCGCAGATCTACAAGTACACCGACGCCAACGGCAAGACGGTGTTCACCAACCAGCCGCCGACCAACGTCGACGCAAAGCCCGTGGAACTGCCACCGACCAACACCGTCGGCCCGCAGGCTCCCGCCGTACCCGTCGACAGCGGCAGCCAGAACCAGGCGACCGGCGCCTACGCCATTCTCGCCCTGAGCAACTTGCCGGACGACGAATCGCTGCGCCAGAACAACGGTACCTTCCTGGTGAACGTCGTGGTGCAGCCGGCCCTGGCGCCGGATCATCAATTGCAGCTGTTGCTCGACGGCCAGCCCTACGGCGCCCCGACCAGCAGCACCAGCATCGGCCTGCAGAACATCGACCGTGGCGACCACACCCTGGCGGTCCAGGTGCTGCAGGGCAGCCGGGTGATCCAGGCCAGCAGTCCGGTGAGCTTCACCCTGCAACGCATCAGCACCAACAGCCCTGCGCGCAAGGCCAACTGA
- the trmL gene encoding tRNA (uridine(34)/cytosine(34)/5-carboxymethylaminomethyluridine(34)-2'-O)-methyltransferase TrmL, translated as MFHVILFQPEIPPNTGNIIRLCANAGASLHLIEPLGFELDDKRLRRAGLDYHEYASVRRYASLEECLEQLGQPRLFAFTTKGSQPFHEVAYERGDAFLFGPESRGLPEEVRDALPPEQRVRLPMRPGCRSLNLSNTVAVTVYEAWRQHGFAMD; from the coding sequence ATGTTCCACGTAATCCTTTTTCAACCGGAAATTCCCCCCAACACCGGCAACATTATCAGGCTGTGCGCCAACGCGGGCGCAAGCCTGCACCTGATCGAGCCGCTGGGCTTCGAGCTGGACGACAAGCGCTTGCGTCGCGCCGGATTGGATTACCACGAGTACGCCAGCGTGCGGCGCTACGCGAGTCTCGAGGAATGCCTGGAACAGCTCGGCCAGCCGCGCCTGTTCGCCTTCACCACCAAAGGCTCGCAGCCATTCCATGAAGTGGCTTACGAGCGTGGCGACGCTTTCCTCTTCGGCCCGGAAAGCCGCGGGCTGCCCGAGGAGGTGCGTGACGCGCTGCCGCCGGAGCAGCGTGTGCGCCTGCCGATGCGTCCGGGTTGCCGCAGCCTGAACCTTTCCAATACCGTCGCCGTGACCGTCTATGAAGCCTGGCGTCAGCACGGCTTCGCCATGGACTGA
- a CDS encoding DUF4124 domain-containing protein: MRHLVIFLFSVLFCLSASAEVYTYIDKDGNRVFTDQPPRGNAQKLQLAPTNSQPGSPNGVQMPPPLYAPATPALPPGPPAYQLLRIIVPEPDATVRANDGALIVSATSDPALLPGHLYRLLLDGKPVGDPGRSPVFPLNNIDRGTHQLSVEIIDTLGRTIEQTPNQPFHMFRVSVADSPDLDNSHPLSVDRR, from the coding sequence ATGCGTCATCTGGTCATTTTCCTGTTCTCGGTACTGTTCTGCCTCTCGGCCAGCGCCGAGGTCTACACGTACATCGACAAGGACGGCAATCGCGTCTTCACCGACCAGCCGCCGCGCGGCAACGCGCAAAAGCTGCAACTGGCGCCGACCAACTCCCAGCCCGGCTCGCCCAACGGCGTGCAGATGCCGCCGCCGCTCTACGCACCGGCCACTCCCGCGCTGCCGCCCGGCCCGCCGGCCTACCAGTTGCTGCGCATCATCGTGCCGGAGCCCGATGCCACCGTGCGCGCCAATGACGGGGCACTGATCGTCTCCGCCACCAGCGACCCGGCCCTGTTGCCCGGCCACCTCTACCGCCTGCTGCTGGACGGCAAGCCGGTCGGCGACCCCGGCCGCAGCCCGGTTTTCCCGCTGAACAACATCGATCGCGGCACTCACCAGCTGTCGGTGGAAATCATCGACACCCTCGGGCGCACCATCGAGCAGACGCCCAACCAGCCCTTCCACATGTTCCGCGTTTCCGTGGCCGACTCGCCCGACCTCGACAACAGCCATCCGCTCAGCGTCGACCGTCGCTGA
- the grxC gene encoding glutaredoxin 3, which translates to MPSTLIYTSAWCPYCIRAKALLDKKGVAYEEISVDGKPGVRAEMASKAGRTSVPQIWIDGTHIGGCDDLYALERAGKLDTLLSA; encoded by the coding sequence ATGCCGTCGACCTTGATCTACACCAGCGCGTGGTGCCCTTATTGCATCCGCGCCAAGGCCCTGCTGGACAAGAAGGGTGTCGCCTACGAGGAAATCTCCGTGGACGGCAAGCCTGGCGTTCGCGCCGAGATGGCCAGCAAGGCGGGCCGCACTTCGGTGCCGCAGATCTGGATCGACGGAACCCACATCGGCGGCTGCGACGATCTTTACGCGCTGGAACGCGCGGGCAAGCTGGATACGCTGCTCTCGGCGTGA
- a CDS encoding murein hydrolase activator EnvC family protein, giving the protein MPRALLPLLLICLLSPLPAVADERADAQRQLEQTQKDINELKKNLQNIQAEKSGVQKQLKSTETQMGDLEKQIKQIQDEMKKNEEELQRLDSEKKKLQGARLEQQRLIAIQARAAYQSGRQEYLKLLLNQEHPEKFSRTLTYYDYINKARLEQLSAFNETLRQLSNVEQEITSQKDEQVAQQTALEARRQELADARKARQETLAKLNSDLKDGGSKLKDREQSQEDLNKVLKTIEETLARQAREAEEARQRALAAERERVKREQELAARGEKPDIPSKRPDYSGPLVSSGAGFGGAFAATKGRLPWPVDGRVLARFGSPRGDDPRATWDGVLIGASAGSTVRAVHGGRVVFADWLRGSGLLVILDHGGGYLSLYGHNQSLLKDAGDTVKAGDPIATVGASGGQSTPAVYFAIRHQGRPADPSTWCRTQG; this is encoded by the coding sequence ATGCCTCGCGCCCTCCTCCCGCTGCTGCTGATCTGCCTCCTGAGCCCGCTCCCGGCCGTTGCCGACGAACGCGCCGACGCCCAGCGTCAGCTGGAGCAGACGCAGAAAGACATCAACGAGCTGAAGAAGAATCTGCAGAACATCCAGGCCGAAAAGTCCGGCGTGCAGAAGCAGCTCAAATCCACCGAGACCCAGATGGGTGACCTGGAAAAGCAGATCAAGCAGATCCAGGACGAGATGAAGAAGAACGAGGAGGAGCTGCAGCGCCTCGATTCAGAGAAAAAAAAACTCCAGGGCGCGCGCCTTGAGCAGCAGCGCCTGATCGCCATCCAGGCCCGCGCCGCCTACCAGAGCGGCCGCCAGGAATACCTGAAGCTGCTGCTGAACCAGGAACACCCCGAGAAGTTCAGCCGCACCCTCACCTACTACGACTACATCAACAAGGCGCGCCTGGAGCAGCTCTCGGCCTTCAACGAGACCCTGCGTCAGCTGAGCAACGTCGAGCAGGAAATCACTTCGCAGAAGGACGAGCAGGTCGCCCAGCAAACCGCTCTGGAAGCTCGCCGCCAGGAACTCGCCGACGCCCGCAAGGCGCGCCAGGAGACCCTCGCCAAGCTCAACAGCGACCTCAAGGACGGCGGCAGCAAGCTCAAGGACCGCGAGCAGAGCCAGGAGGACCTCAACAAGGTCTTGAAGACCATCGAGGAAACCCTCGCCCGCCAGGCCCGCGAAGCCGAGGAAGCGCGCCAGCGCGCCCTGGCCGCCGAGCGTGAGCGGGTCAAGCGCGAGCAGGAACTGGCGGCGCGCGGCGAGAAGCCGGACATACCCTCCAAACGCCCCGACTACAGCGGCCCGCTGGTTTCCAGCGGCGCCGGCTTCGGCGGTGCCTTCGCCGCCACCAAGGGCAGGCTGCCCTGGCCGGTGGATGGCCGCGTGCTGGCGCGCTTCGGCAGCCCGCGTGGCGACGACCCCCGTGCCACCTGGGACGGCGTGCTGATCGGCGCCTCTGCCGGCAGTACCGTGCGTGCCGTGCATGGCGGTCGCGTGGTATTCGCCGACTGGCTCCGTGGCTCCGGCCTACTGGTGATTCTCGACCACGGTGGTGGCTACCTGAGCCTTTATGGGCATAATCAAAGTCTTCTGAAGGACGCCGGCGATACCGTCAAAGCAGGCGATCCCATTGCAACCGTGGGAGCCAGCGGGGGTCAGAGTACCCCGGCGGTGTATTTTGCCATTCGCCATCAGGGCCGCCCGGCGGACCCTTCGACCTGGTGTCGCACGCAAGGATAA
- the glnL gene encoding nitrogen regulation protein NR(II), protein MPTETQLRLLLDNLTTAVILLNAELRLEYMNPAAEMLLAVSGQRSHGQFISELFTESPEALQSLRQAVEEAHPFTKREATLTSLTGQSITVDYAVTPILDRRDTLLLLEVHPRDRLLRITKEEAQLSKQETTKLLVRGLAHEIKNPLGGIRGAAQLLARELPEESLKDYTNVIIEEADRLRNLVDRMLGSNKLPQLSVTNVHEVLERVCSLVEAETQGTIPLVRDYDPSIPDLLIDREQMIQAVLNIVRNAMQAIAAQNELKLGRITLRTRTLRQFTIGHTRHRLVCKVEIIDNGPGIPAELQDTIFYPMVSGRADGTGLGLAITQNIISQHQGLIECESHPGHTVFSLFLPLEQGVH, encoded by the coding sequence ATGCCTACAGAAACCCAGCTCCGCCTGTTGCTCGACAACCTCACCACGGCGGTGATCCTGCTCAACGCCGAGCTGCGCCTGGAGTACATGAACCCGGCAGCGGAAATGCTGCTGGCGGTCAGTGGCCAACGCAGCCACGGGCAGTTCATCAGCGAGCTGTTCACCGAGTCGCCCGAGGCGCTGCAGTCGCTGCGCCAGGCCGTGGAAGAGGCGCACCCCTTCACCAAGCGCGAAGCAACCCTGACCTCGCTGACCGGCCAGTCCATCACCGTGGACTACGCGGTGACGCCGATCCTCGACCGTCGCGACACCCTGCTGCTGCTCGAAGTCCACCCGCGCGACCGGCTGCTGCGGATCACCAAGGAAGAGGCGCAGCTGTCCAAGCAGGAAACCACCAAGCTCCTGGTGCGCGGCCTGGCCCACGAGATCAAGAACCCGCTGGGCGGCATTCGCGGCGCGGCGCAGTTGCTCGCGCGCGAGTTGCCGGAAGAATCGCTCAAGGACTACACCAACGTCATCATCGAGGAGGCCGACCGCCTGCGGAACCTGGTGGACCGCATGCTCGGCTCCAACAAGCTCCCGCAGCTCTCGGTGACCAACGTCCACGAAGTGCTGGAGCGCGTCTGCAGCCTCGTCGAGGCCGAAACCCAGGGCACCATTCCGCTGGTGCGCGACTACGACCCGAGCATCCCGGACCTGCTGATCGACCGCGAGCAGATGATCCAGGCGGTACTCAACATCGTGCGCAACGCCATGCAGGCGATCGCCGCGCAGAACGAACTCAAGCTGGGGCGCATCACCCTGCGCACCCGCACCCTGCGCCAGTTCACCATCGGCCACACGCGCCATCGCCTGGTGTGCAAAGTGGAGATCATCGACAACGGCCCGGGCATTCCGGCTGAACTGCAGGACACCATCTTCTATCCCATGGTCAGCGGCCGCGCCGACGGCACCGGCCTGGGCCTCGCCATCACCCAGAACATCATCAGCCAGCACCAGGGCTTGATCGAATGCGAGAGCCATCCCGGCCACACCGTGTTCAGTCTGTTCCTGCCCCTGGAACAAGGAGTCCATTGA